The Anoxybacillus amylolyticus DNA segment AACGAGGCTGTCTCGGCTTACATCGACAACAGAGGCGCGGAACGGTTCAATGAGCGTATAAATTTCTTGCCGAACCGCCGAATTGACAGCAACTTTAATGAGCGCCAATTCCCGTGCCACAATGGCTTGGTCGGTAATGTCATTTACTTTCAGCACATCAATTTGCTTGTTTAATTGTTTTGTAATTTGTTCCGCTATCCGTTCGTCTTCGACGTTGACGACAAACGTCATACGCGAAATTCCTTCGATTTCTGTGTGGCCGACCGTAATGCTTTCAATATTGTAATGGCGCTTTGTAAACAACCCGGTAATGCGATTTAAGACGCCTGGTCGGTTGTTGACAGTCATTGTAATGATTCTTCGCACGGTTTCACCCCCACCATTTCATGTAATCCTTTTCCTGGTGCTACCATTGGATAGACGTTTTCGTCTGCTTTGACATGGAAGTCTAACAATACTGGTTCGGAAAGAGAAAACGCTTGTTTTAGTACTTCTTTTGCTTCTTCTTCCGTTTTTGCGCGAAACGCTTTTATGTTGTATGCTTCCGCAAGTTTCACAAAATCTGGTTGGTTCGGAACGAGCGAATGCGAATATCGTTTGTCATAAAAGATTTCTTGCCATTGCCGCACCATGCCAAGCGACTGGTTATTGACGATGACGACTTTAATCGGCAAGTTTAGTTCTTGGATGACGGACAATTCTTGCAATGTCATTTGAAACCCTGCATCGCCAACGATGGAAACGACCGTCGCTTGTTTGTCAGCAAGCTGGGCCCCGATGGCTGCGGGAAGACCGAATCCCATCGTACCAAGCCCTCCGGATGTCACCCAACGGTGCGGGCGATTAAATTTGTAGTATTGTGCCGTCCACATTTGATGTTGCCCAACGTCAGTCGTCACTACTGCTTCGCCGTTCGTTAGTTCGTAAATCATTTCGATTAATTTTTGCGGTTTCACCGTTTGGACATCGTTTTCGTAAGCGAGCGGATAGTTCGTTTTCCATTCTGCTAGCTGCGCCAGCCATGCGGTAATGTCCGGTCGTTTGCCGTCTTGATGAATCAACTCTTTGAGGGCTTCTTTCGCGTCACTTACAATCGGAATTTTTGTCGGTACGTTTTTGCCGATTTCAGCTGGGTCGATGTCGATATGCGCCACTGTCGCATTTGGTGCAAAATATTTTAAATTGCCTGTCACGCGATCATCGAAGCGCGCCCCAATATTGATCAACAAGTCACATTCGTATAGCGCCATGTTTGCTGTATACGTGCCGTGCATCCCCGCCATGCCAAGAAAGAGTGGATGATTGGCAGGAAAACCACCAAGCCCTAACAGCGTGTGAATGACTGGAATGTTTTGTTGTTCAGCGTATTGTCTTAGCTCTTTTGAAGCGTTCGCATGAAGGACGCCTGCTCCTGCTAAAATGACCGGTTTTTTTGCTTGGCTGACCGCCTCGACAAGCTTGCGAATTTGCAAATGGTTCGGATGAACCGTTGGCTGATATCCTGGAAGATGGACGTCTTGCTCGTAGTCAAATTCCCCTTCTGCTGTCGTCATATCTTTCGGGATATCGATTAATACAGGCCCAGGACGACCGGTTGTTGCGATGTGAAATGCTTCTTTAATGATTCTCGGTAGCTCTTGAATGTCGCGCACTTGATAGCTATGTTTTGTAATCGGCATCGTGATGCCAAGCACATCTGCTTCTTGAAACGCATCGGAACCGATCACATTGGAAGCTACTTGACCTGTGAACACCACGAGCGGAATGGAGTCCATCATCGCATCGGTTAGCCCTGTAACAATGTTTGTCGCTCCCGGTCCAGACGTTGCAATGACGACGCCAGGCTTTCCGGAAATGCGTGCATATCCTTCTGCCGCATGAATGGCGCCTTGCTCATGGCGGGTTAAGACGTGAAATAGACCGGAATCGTATAGTTTGTCGTAAATCGGCAATACCGCTCCACCTGGATATCCGAAAATCACTTCGACTTTCTCCGCTTTCAATGCTTCAATTAGCATCAATGCTCCGCTCATTTTTGTCCTTTGTTTCCGCTGTTCCTCTACTTTCATCTTCGCCATTCGTCATCCTTCCTTCTTTTATATTTTTAACTGTAGTTGAGCAATTTCAATTACAATAATTACCATGTAAAAGAGACAAACAGGGTACCCCTTATGCCACGTGGAGCTGTTTTTTCACGGTATCAATGGGAATATTTTGTTTCGCTGCATGGTAAATGAACTCCACGAGGCTATGTCCTTTTCTCTTGCGCAGGAGATCGAGCCCATCCGAAAAATCGCTGTTAGACTCGAATAGGCTGTACACGTAAGCAAGCTGCACCAAGATCCAGTAACGTTTCACCGCTCGATGATGACGAACGCGGTACCCATCGAGTTTCAGCTGGTCTTTCGCTTGACGGAAAAAACATTCGATCGACCAACGCTCGGCATAGTAGCGCAAGATGTCTTCGTCGCTTAGCTCCCAATCGGTGCTCAAGACGCAATGAAGATGTTCCGGTGTCATCGGTTGATCGGCTTTCCAAACAAGTAGCACCACCGCATCATCGAGACCGTTGAGCGCTCCTTCGTAACGATAGACGCGATAGCGCTCTTCTCCCACCGTGACGAGGCGGGTGTCATTCGGTTCGAGATAGCGGGCAAACTGTTTGGCTTGGATGGCGATGCCTTTCGGATAGAGAATCCGGTTCGTCTTAAGCATCGCGATGACGTGGAACCCTTTTTTCAAGCAGGCTTCCACGAGTGCTTTCGATGGATACCAAGAGTCCATCAGTACATAAACAGGACGACTCACATCCAAAGAAGAAAGCATCTCAATCGCGAGTTTTCCTTTGCTTTTTCCAGCCTCCTTGTCGTAGGGGCGAAAAGCAAACGGAAACGCTTGAGTCATCGTATGAACCATGAGCCAAACGAGAGAATGCCCCCAAATCGATTTTTTCTCTGTGTGAGAATAATGCCAATCACACCCTTGAATAGCGCATGTTGCCCGTGACGAAGGCTTCGTTTTTTGGCAAATCGTATCATCGATGGAAACAAAAATGGGTTGATTCTTCTGTTTGGCGATGCGTTCGACACGATGAAGCATCCACTGCTGGAGTTTGCGGAGCAATGTCTCTTCATCCCACGGACTTTTCGTGAAAAAATGGCTCAGTGTCGTGCGATGGTTCGGATGAAAACTCCCATGATGTAGATCGGTCAACGTTCCCGAAAAACCTTTCGTCACCATCGCATCCACGATATGAACGAGATGCTTCATCACAGGTTTCGAGAAATAAAGCGCCAACCCCAACGTCGTGAAAAACTTGTGGATTCCTTGATGATGTGCTAATCTATTCATGAGACATGAACCTCCTTGTGTGAATGGTTGGTAGCACATCTATTCTAACCAAGGAATCGGGTTCATGTCTTCTTTTTTGTCTCAATGTAAATTTATGTTATCGATTTTGCTCATCTACAGTTTTTAAGACAATGAAAAAACCTTTTCACCCACCATGGCCACCTGTTTGGCCAAAGGGGCGAAAAGGTTTCCTTTCCGCGGTACCACCCTTCTTCATGGTCATTCGACCACCTCATGAGCAACTTCCCATGCTGCTCGTTTTAGTAACGAGTGGACGATTCCACCCGGCCAACTCTACTAGCTTACGCGTTCAAGCTGGCGCTCAGAGGTGAGTTCATCAAGCGGCGGAACCACCGGTTTCCAGCTCCCCCGGTTCTCTGGAGATTCCTTTCCCGCTGACTACTTATCCTCTTCTTCGCTTTTCCGTTATGTTTTTGTCATCGTGCATTAGCGGACGTTCGCGTTTGTTTGATAGACTTTAACCCCTTCGGAAACGACACGTTTTCTAAATGCTTCAAGCAACCGCTTCGTATGAACGCCAGGCACGCCGTCGCCGATAGTGCGTCCGTCTACTTTCACAACGGCGATGACTTCCGCAGCCGTTCCTGTTAAAAACACCTCATCAGCGGTATAGACGTCATGGCGAGTAAACGGTTCTTCCTTGACGACATATCCAAGTTCTCTCGCAATGTCGATAATCGCGTCGCGCGTAATCCCTTCTAGCGCTCCAACATAGCCTGGCGGCGTATAAAGGACACTGTTTTTCACGATAAAGACGTTATCGGCAGAACCTTCTGCGACATAGCCTTGGTCGTTAAGCATGAGCGCTTCACTCACATTCGCTAAATGCGCTTCGATTCTAACAAGCACGTTATTTAAATAGTTGAGCGATTTAACTTTCGGGCTTAGCACGTCTGGACGATTCCGTCTTGTGGCAACAGTCACCACTTCAATTCCTGTTTCATATAAATGTTTTGGGAAGATCGCTAATGGTTCTACAATAATGACCACTTGCGGCTTCGGACATTTATATGGGTCAAGCCCTAAACCGCCGACACCGCGAGAAACGACGACACGAATGTAAGCATCTTGAAACTTATTTTTTTGGACAGCTTGCACAATCAAGTCGGTCATTTCTTCTTTTGTGTAAGGAATGTTCAATAAAATCGATTTCGCCGAGTTATACAGCCGGTCAATGTGTTCTTTTAAGCGAAAGACATTGCCGCTATAGACGCGAATCCCTTCAAACACCCCGTCGCCGTATAAAAACCCATGATCATAAACCGAAATTTTCGCGTTTTCTTTCGTCACAAACTCATCATTTAAAAAGATCCATTGCTCACTCAATGTTTTTCCCCTCTTCCCTTTATGTGCGCCCTCTTCGTATATGTCTATTCGTTTGATTTATTTGAAAATTATAATAAGCCCAAAATAAGGAAGAGTCAATACTATTTTTTGAATATTTCGATTCATCGTAATATTTGAATGCGCTTACATTATGATTGCATCAAGGGATGAGCGGTCGAAAAAAAATTTTTTTGTAAATAAGAAAACGGGAGACTCACTCCCGTCTAAAATGTAAATGTTTTTCCTAAATGCGGAACTTTTTTTCCATTGAGGTCGTAAAATTGGACAATCGCTTGTCTGTTATCGATTTGAACCGATGCATACGTCCGTTCTTTTCGCAAACGAGGCAACAAGAGGCTGCCAGGATTAATGAATAATACGTCATCCATTTTTTCCGCTAAAGCGATGTGCGAATGACCGAAGCAAACGACGTTCGCTCCCACTTCTTTTGCGCGGTAGTAAAGATTTATTAACGTCATTTTGACGTTATACAAATGACCATGCGTAATAAAAAAGCGAATTCCTTGAATGTCTTCTGTGCGCTCTTTCGCAAAATTTCTTGCAAAATCACAGTTACCGCCGACGTAGATAAAAGATTGTAGTTCAACACAACCATTTGGAAGTTCCGAATCACCACAATGAATGAACGCCGTTGCTTCCTGTGCATGCCGTTTCGTTATCTCGAGCAGTTCGTTTATTAATCCATGACTATCGCTGACAATAAATACTTTCATCTTCTACTCCCCATTTACCATTTGATCCCACTGTTTCTCTAATTTTTCTAGTGCAACCGAGCGGTGGCTTATTTTATTTTTTTCCTCTTTCGTCAACTCCGCCATCGTTTTTCCTTTTTGTGGTACATAAAAAATTGGATCGTAGCCAAATCCATTTTCCCCTTTTGGCACTTCGGTAATGTAGCCGTCGCACGTTCCTTCCACAATCGTCGTCGAACCGTTCGGAACAGAAATTGCCAATGCGCAATGAAAACGAGCTGTCCGCTGCTCAAAAGGAATTCCTCTCATTTCTTCTAATACTTTTGCGATGTTTGCTTGATCATCTTTTTCTTCACCTGCATAACGCGCCGAATAGACACCTGGCTTTCCGCCCAATGCGTCAATCGAAAGACCAGAATCATCTGCAATAGCGATTGCTTGGAAAAAACGCGCGATCGCCTCCGCCTTCAATCTGGCGTTTTCCGCAAACGTGCTTCCCGTTTCCTCTACGTCAGGAGTGTGCGGAAAATCAAGCAGCGTTTTCACCGCTATCCCTTTTTTGGCTAATAACGCTTGAAATTCGCTTGCTTTCCCTTTGTTTTTCGTTGCGATAATTACTTCTCTCATCATTCGTTCACTCTCTCTGCACGGTTTTGAATAGCTTCTGCCAACGAGCCGAGCACTTCTTTTTGCACAACAATTAATTGGCGAATGCCAAATTCAGCCGTATCGAGCAATTGCTGCAATTCTTCGCGAGAAAATGTCGCTTCTTCTCCTGTCCCTTGAATCTCTACGAAACGTCCTGCGCCTGTCATGACGACGTTCATATCCACTTTTGCTTTTGAATCTTCTATATAGTTCAAGTCAAGAATCACGCCATGCTCCTCGTCAATTCCAACCGACGTTGCCGCAAGAAAATCCGTCACTGGAAGCTCGGAAAGCTTATTGTCAGCCATTAATTTCGCAAATGCCAACACCATTGCCACAAACGCGCCAGTAATCGAAGCCGTCCGTGTTCCGCCGTCCGCTTGAATGACATCGCAATCGATCCAAATCGTTTTTTCGCCAAGCTTTTCTAAGTCAACGACAGAGCGCAATGCTCGTCCGATGAGCCTCTGAATTTCCATCGTCCGTCCCGATAATTTTCCTTTGCTTGATTCGCGTATGCTTCGCTGCTCGGTCGCGCGCGGAAGCATCGAATATTCCGCTGTAATCCATCCTTTCCCACCACCGCGCATAAACGGCGGCACTTTATCGTCAATGCTTGCCGTACAAATGACTTTTGTATCACCGACAGCGATTAATACCGACCCTTCTGCATGTTTCATAAAGTGTGGTTCGATCTGTACTGGCCGCAACTGCTTATTTTCTCTTCCATCCACTCGCATGAAAAAAGCCTCCTCAACAAACAAATAATAAAGAGGTAGAGCAACCTACCTCTTTTTATACCATAGTATCGCTTTAAAAACTACCTGTATTCACATTTTCTGGTCTTGTTACCGGTGCGGATAGTGCTTTTCCGTCTTCACGGACGAGATTGGCTTTTCCATTCACCATAATCGCAACGCTCTCTACCCCTTTTTGTTCTGTCAACGACAACACAAGCGCGTTTAACACATGATCAGAAATGACATGCTTTTTATTGCTGCCGTAGATGGCGTCATTAAAATTCAACGTCACTTTCCCGTTTTCATAGGACGGCTTAGTGACGAGCTGTACATCTGGCTGAAAATCGCTTACAAGCCCGCTTCCATACGTCGGTCCTTTGACTAGCTCGTTCACTGTTGCAGTAATATCATCTGTTTCTTTATTCGGAATACGGCGTGTGACTGGCACGTAATACGTCTTTTCTCCTTGCTGAGCAACAAAATAAACGACCACAGGGTGTGTATTCGTAATATCGACAACACCGCTCGTGTCGATGTTAATTCCGTCTGCGCGGCTCATTCCATCTTGAATTGGCGTTCCATTTACCGGCATCACCGATTGGTCGTGGCCATTAATTCGGATTTTCACTTTTTTGACGTTATCAAATTGCGTCAACGTCCATGTAATCGCTTCTAAAATTTTTCGTTCATCCTCCGGTTTATATTTGGCAAACTCAGGAGAAAAGTCCGCAATAATCGTTCCATCTTTTTCAATTTTTACTCCTAACACGCGCGTATCCACCGGAAGGACAGCACGGAACCCATTTGGCAACATATCCGTCACCGGTCCGCCTTGCACTAAATATTCTAACGCTTGCTTCGCTACCGCATCTGTTTTTGGCAATTCAAGCGTCTGCGGCACCACAAAGCCGTTTTTATCGATAAAATAAAGTTCTCGCTTGACTGTTTCGGTTGCTTTTTCCTCTTTTCCTGCTGTCGGGTTCGTCACCTGCTGACCTTCTTTTAAATAGCTAACATCTTGTGGTGGGTCTACCTCTTTTATCGCTTGTTCTTTTTTAAACAATCCACACCCACTAAGCAATATGGCTGAAATAATTATTGAACTAGCAAGCTTAATTGTTCGCCGCTTCACCATCTCATTCCCTCCTAACAATAGTTTGTACTACTATGTATACGAGCTGGTTGGAAAAATAGAATAAAAAAATCCTCTAGCCGAATTGGCTAAAGGATTTTTATAGTTCAATCGTGTGGACGTTCTCTATCGGTTGCCCAAACCATTCAGACGCAATTTTTTGGAACAGTTCTTTCGGTCCAGTTGTCAAGAAGAGATGAGCGTCACGGCGTTCCCCTGTATTTAACAATCCGCTATGATGCAAAATAGCACTTACTTCACGAGCCGTTTCATCCCCTGAACAAATCAGTTTCACTTTTTTCCCCATATACTCATGAATGAGCGGGCTTAACAGCGGATAGTGAGTGCAGCCTAAAATGAGCACGTCAATATCGCTTGTTTTCAATGGTTCTAGTGATTCCGCCACAATTTGCTTCGCTTCCGCCCCGTCAAAAATTCCGTTTTCTACAAGCGGAACAAATTTCGGACAAGCTAAGCTTTCCACATGAACACGAGTATTAATCGATTTTAGCGCTTTTTCATATGCACCACTTTTCACCGTTCCGATTGTACCAATCACACCGATGTGCTCGTTTTTCGTTGCTTTTAATGCCGCGCGCGCCCCAGGATGCACAACACCAATGACAGGAATCGGGAGTTTCTCCCGAATTTCTTCTAACACGACTGCGGTCGCCGTGTTGCATGCAATGACGAGCATTTTAATATCATAACACAATAAATAATTCGTCATTTCCCATGTAAACTGACGAATTTCTTCCACAGGGCGCGGACCATACGGGCAACGCGCCGTATCACCAAGATAAATAATGCGTTCTTTCGGCAGCTGCCGCATCATTTCCTTTGCGACAGTCAGTCCTCCAACTCCTGAATCAATAACACCAATTGGTCGTTCCAAGTGATCGCCTCATTCTTTTTTCATTTCTTGATGCAACTTTTTTAACGTTTTCTCTAGAAACATAATTTCTTCTTCAGAAAAGTTTTTTAGCACTTGCGCTAAATCGTGCTGACGCTTTTTTATCACTTCTTCAATGATGCGCTCCCCTTCTTTCAAAAGGTGGATGCGCACAACACGACGATCGTGCCGGTCTCTTATTCTTGCAACAAGACCGTTTTTCTCCATTCGATCGACTAAATCGGTCGTTGTACTACATGCTAAATACATTTTATTGGACAATTCACCAATCGTCATATCGCCTTCTTCTAACAGCCATTGCAAAGCGACAAACTGCGGCGGAGTAATCGGATAACTCGTTAAAATTTCTCTCCCTTTTTGCTTTAAAAGGGCTGCGATGTACCGTAGTGACTTCTCCAATTCGATAACGGCTTTTTCTTCGACCTCAAACGACATACCATCTCCCCGATCGTGCCCGTGATTTCCTATAGAAATGCAAGCCATTTTCATTTTACTACACTTTTCCGCATAATCAATACAAAAATCAATAATAAACCGGCTACCTTATGACTAAGGATAGCCGGTATGCATTATAGTTCAAGCTCCCCCATTCGAAGCAATTCAATGACCGCTTGAGAGCGCCCCTTCACTCCAAGCTTTTGCATCGCATTCGAAATGTGGTTGCGGACCGTTTTTTCACTAATAAACAGCTCGCTAGCAATCTCTTTTGTCGTCTTATCTTGAACTAATAATTCGAACACTTCTCTTTCTCTTTTGGTGAGTAATGGCTTTGATGGAAACGATTTGTCCTTCAAGTACGATAACCCTCCTTGCTTTCACCAGACCTGAACTACCGGATGGGTATTTATTCACCATATAGTATGTGAAGCAAAGGAGTACGGTGACTGAATTTCGCCATTCTCGTAAAAAATAGGTGTTATTCTATATCACCAACATCGTTTGAGACTGTTGGAGCTTTTGCCGCATCTCGTCGCTCCACGGAACGCTTTTTCCTGTATGTTTATTAATTTGCACAAGCGTACCCCGTCCGACAAAAACAACTTCTTTGTTATCTTTTTTCGCCATATAATGCAAGTCGACAGACGAGCGACCAATGTCGTGCACTTTCACGTATACATATAGTTCATCGCCAAAAAAAACTTGTTTTAAAAAATCGCATTGCAAGTCCGCTACTACCGGAATTTCTGCCGATTCCTTACTCGTCCAATAATCCATAAACCTAAGCGTTTGTAAAAATTCCGTCCGCACTTCTTCAAAATAAATAAACGATACGGTGTTATTTAAATGACCAAACATGTCCGTTTCACAAAAACGGACTTTGATGCGACGAAAAAAATGAAACGAACGCTGCCACTCCTCTAAATTTTCGATATATGAAATTTTCCCCATTGTCCTTCCCCCTTTAATAAAAATCCCCTTCACGAGAAAACGTGAAGAGGATTTTTTTCCTTATACTTCGTCGCTGCCGAAGAAGTTGCGGAACATTTGAACCGTTGCTTCGCGGTTTAGTGCAGCAATCGATGTCGTTAGCGGAATGCCTTTCGGGCAAGATTGTACGCAGTTTTGCGAATTTCCGCAGTTTGCCAATCCTCCATCTCCCATAATGGCTGCCAACCGCTCTGCTTTATGCATGGCGCCAGTTGGATGCGCGTTAAATAACCGCACTTGGGAAAGCGGTGCTGGACCGATAAAGTTCGATTTGCTGTTTACGTTTGGACACGCTTCTAAACAAACTCCACACGTCATACATTTCGAAAGTTCATACGCCCATTGCCGTTTCCGCTCTGGCATGCGCGGACCTGGTCCTAAATCGTACGTTCCATCAATCGGAATCCATGCTTTTACTTTTTTCAATGAATCGAACATGCGACTACGGTCAACTTGCAAGTCCCGCACCACTGGGAACGTGCGCATCGGCTCTAGTCGGATTGGCTGCTCCAATTTATCAATCAGAGCGGTACAGGATTGGCGCGGTTTTCCATTAATGACCATTGAGCAAGCGCCGCACACTTCTTCTAAACAGTTCATATCCCACGTCACCGGTGTCGTTTTTTCCCCTTTCGCGTTCACCGGATTGCGACGAATTTCCATTAATGCAGAAATGACGTTCATATTCGGGCGATACGGAATTTCAAACTCCTCTTCGTATGGCGTAGAATCTGGACGATCTTGCCGTATGACGATGAGGCGAATCGTTTTTTTCTCGCTCATGATTTCACTTCCTCTTTCTTTTTCGAATAGTCGCGTTTGCGCGGTTTAATTAACGACGTATCGACATCTTCGTAATGGAACGCTGGACCGTCCGGAGTGAAACGAGCCATCGTTGTTTTGAGCCACTCTTCGTCGTTGCGCTCTGGGAATTCCGGCTTATAGTGAGCGCCGCGGCTTTCGTTCCGGTTGTAAGCGCCAAGCGTAATGACACGCGCCAATTGAAGCATGTTGTATAGTTGACGAGTGAACGACGCTCCTTGGTTGCTCCATTTCGCAGTATCAGTAATGCTAATGTTTTTATAGCGCTCCATCAACTCTTGGATCTTCTCGTCTGTTTTTAACAGTTTATCGTTATAACGAACGATGGTGACGTTGTCGGTCATCCATTCGCCAAGCTCTTTATGAAGCACGTAAGCATTCTCTGTTCCGTCCATCGATAAAATGTTTTCCCAGCGCTCTTCTTCTTGTTTGCGGTAGCGATCGTACAATGAAGAAGGCATTGCATCTGCTGATTTTTCTAATCCTTTCATGTATTCTACCGCTTTCGGACCTGCGACCATGCCACCATAAATGGCAGATAGAAGAGAGTTTGCTCCTAATCGGTTCGCACCGTGCATCGAATAGTCGCATTCCCCTGCTGCGAACAGTCCTTTAATATTCGTCATTTGATCGTAATCGACCCATAGACCGCCCATTGAGTAGTGAACGGCAGGGAAAATTTTCATTGGTACTTTGCGTGGGTCTTCGCCCATAAATTTTTCATAAATTTCAATGATTCCGCCTAATTTAATGTCCAATTCTTTCGGATCTTTATGCGAAAGGTCAAGGTATACCATGTTTTCGCCGTTAATGCCGAGCTTTAAGTCAACGCACACGTGGAAAATTTCCCGTGTCGCAATATCACGCGGCACAAGGTTTCCGTAAGCTGGATATTTCTCTTCTAAGAAATACCACGGTTTTCCGTCTTTATATGTCCAGACACGTCCGCCTTCCCCACGCGCTGATTCACTCATGAGACGTAATTTGTCGTCCCCTGGAATCGCTGTTGGGTGAATTTGAATAAACTCGCCGTTCGCATAATACGCACCTTGTTGGTATACAATCGATGCTGCAGAACCTGTGTTAATGATGGAGTTTGTCGATTTTCCAAAAATAATCCCTGGTCCGCCTGTTGCCATGATGACGGCATCTGCTGGGAACGACTTAATTTCCATCGTCGTTAAGTTTTGCGCAACGATTCCGCGGCAAATTTGTTCATCGTCCAATACCGCGCCTAAAAACTCCCATCCTTCATATTTCGTCACTAATCCTGCCACTTCATGACGGCGAACTTGCTCGTCCAATGCGTAAAGAAGCTGTTGTCCCGTCGTTGCGCCCGCGAACGCCGTCCGGTGATGTTGCGTCCCACCGAACCGGCGGAAGTCTAACAATCCTTCCGGCGTGCGGTTGAACATAACGCCCATCCGATCAAGCAAATAAATAATGCCTGGGGCTGCTTCACACATCGCCTTTACCGGTGGCTGGTTTGCTAAAAAGTCGCCGCCGTATACGGTATCATCAAAATGTTCCCACGGAGAATCGCCTTCCCCTTTCGTATTCACCGCACCGTTAATCCCACCTTGAGCGCAAACAGAGTGAGACCGCTTTACTGGCACAAGCGAAAACAGCTCGACTGGCACACCTGCTTCGGCGATTTTAATGGTTGCCATCAATCCGGCAAGACCACCGCCAACTACTATGATTTTTCCTTTTTTCATCGTTACTCACTCCCTAAAAAATTGCTAGTTGTGGATTAAGCGAATGCTAAAATGGCACGGATGCCAACGATCGAAAGCGCGACGAAAATCGCCATTGTCACATATGTAAAAATCTGTTGTGAACGTGGCGTCACCGTAAGTCCCCAGCTTACACAGAAAGACCATAACCCGTTGGCAAAATGGAAGACCGTTGACAC contains these protein-coding regions:
- a CDS encoding MarR family winged helix-turn-helix transcriptional regulator, whose product is MSFEVEEKAVIELEKSLRYIAALLKQKGREILTSYPITPPQFVALQWLLEEGDMTIGELSNKMYLACSTTTDLVDRMEKNGLVARIRDRHDRRVVRIHLLKEGERIIEEVIKKRQHDLAQVLKNFSEEEIMFLEKTLKKLHQEMKKE
- the sdhB gene encoding succinate dehydrogenase iron-sulfur subunit, which codes for MSEKKTIRLIVIRQDRPDSTPYEEEFEIPYRPNMNVISALMEIRRNPVNAKGEKTTPVTWDMNCLEEVCGACSMVINGKPRQSCTALIDKLEQPIRLEPMRTFPVVRDLQVDRSRMFDSLKKVKAWIPIDGTYDLGPGPRMPERKRQWAYELSKCMTCGVCLEACPNVNSKSNFIGPAPLSQVRLFNAHPTGAMHKAERLAAIMGDGGLANCGNSQNCVQSCPKGIPLTTSIAALNREATVQMFRNFFGSDEV
- a CDS encoding acyl-CoA thioesterase — its product is MGKISYIENLEEWQRSFHFFRRIKVRFCETDMFGHLNNTVSFIYFEEVRTEFLQTLRFMDYWTSKESAEIPVVADLQCDFLKQVFFGDELYVYVKVHDIGRSSVDLHYMAKKDNKEVVFVGRGTLVQINKHTGKSVPWSDEMRQKLQQSQTMLVI
- the racE gene encoding glutamate racemase, which codes for MERPIGVIDSGVGGLTVAKEMMRQLPKERIIYLGDTARCPYGPRPVEEIRQFTWEMTNYLLCYDIKMLVIACNTATAVVLEEIREKLPIPVIGVVHPGARAALKATKNEHIGVIGTIGTVKSGAYEKALKSINTRVHVESLACPKFVPLVENGIFDGAEAKQIVAESLEPLKTSDIDVLILGCTHYPLLSPLIHEYMGKKVKLICSGDETAREVSAILHHSGLLNTGERRDAHLFLTTGPKELFQKIASEWFGQPIENVHTIEL
- the sdhA gene encoding succinate dehydrogenase flavoprotein subunit, giving the protein MKKGKIIVVGGGLAGLMATIKIAEAGVPVELFSLVPVKRSHSVCAQGGINGAVNTKGEGDSPWEHFDDTVYGGDFLANQPPVKAMCEAAPGIIYLLDRMGVMFNRTPEGLLDFRRFGGTQHHRTAFAGATTGQQLLYALDEQVRRHEVAGLVTKYEGWEFLGAVLDDEQICRGIVAQNLTTMEIKSFPADAVIMATGGPGIIFGKSTNSIINTGSAASIVYQQGAYYANGEFIQIHPTAIPGDDKLRLMSESARGEGGRVWTYKDGKPWYFLEEKYPAYGNLVPRDIATREIFHVCVDLKLGINGENMVYLDLSHKDPKELDIKLGGIIEIYEKFMGEDPRKVPMKIFPAVHYSMGGLWVDYDQMTNIKGLFAAGECDYSMHGANRLGANSLLSAIYGGMVAGPKAVEYMKGLEKSADAMPSSLYDRYRKQEEERWENILSMDGTENAYVLHKELGEWMTDNVTIVRYNDKLLKTDEKIQELMERYKNISITDTAKWSNQGASFTRQLYNMLQLARVITLGAYNRNESRGAHYKPEFPERNDEEWLKTTMARFTPDGPAFHYEDVDTSLIKPRKRDYSKKKEEVKS
- the gerE gene encoding spore germination transcription factor GerE, whose translation is MKDKSFPSKPLLTKREREVFELLVQDKTTKEIASELFISEKTVRNHISNAMQKLGVKGRSQAVIELLRMGELEL